The genomic interval AGGGGGTCCGCCGCCTAAGAGCCAGTCGTAGACTGACTTCATTTGCTGTGCGATTTTGGGCCAGGAAAAACGTTCCTCCACCAACTGACGCCCCCTCCTTCCCATCTGTTCCAACTCCTGATCCGACATTTCCAATATTTGCTTAATTCCATTGGCGATGCTAACAGGCTCGGGTTCAACTTTTATGGCGGCCCCGGCAGCATATCCTTCTGGCAAATTGCACGCTGGCGTCATGATGACAGGTTTTCCATAAGACCAAGCTTCCAACACGGCTACCGGCATCCCTTCGCTATACGAAGGTAGTATGAAAGCTGAACATGCGCGCATTAAAGCGTCTTTGCGCTCTTCATATGCGGGGCCTAGAAATAGTATTTCCGGGATTCGGGTGGCATAGCTTTTATGATTATAGCTATGTTTGGTCTGATTACTATTTTTGTCATCCTCTCCAACATCAGTCCATGCCAATCCTATTTCATCCGAGAGTTTCTTTAACTCCACCTCATGTCCGCACTGATCCCATCCAGCTATTCCTAAAACCCAGTCATCCAAGCGCTTTGTTTCTTTCTTAACCCTGCTCCAAGCGCGCAATATATTTTCCAGACCTTTCTTCGGATGTAAACGGCCAAGAAATAGTAACATCTTTTTTGTTTCGTCACGCATCCTCGGCTCAAACCTGTTTTCCTGTGCAAGCGGGATTTCAACACCATTCGGAATTACGCATACAGGATTGGACAAGCCATACTCCCGAACGGAGTGATATTCCGATTCACATACTGCATGAATACATGAGGCGTGAACTAGATTTCTATTTTCATATAATATTCCAGCCAATCGTTTTTTCCAGCTTGAATGTTTTAAGGCCCAGGAATCTAACATTCCTTGAGGTGTAATTATTAATGCATTTCGAGCACTAACGGCT from Verrucomicrobiia bacterium carries:
- a CDS encoding glycosyltransferase → MRIAMLTNSISPKAGGMYHCVRLLAKSLSQIRDVEVNVMAIKDEHIRSQNQEWIGIKTEVFEPIGPRAFNYSPRLKIALSKGSWDIFHVHGLWQYIGIAGRHKAVSARNALIITPQGMLDSWALKHSSWKKRLAGILYENRNLVHASCIHAVCESEYHSVREYGLSNPVCVIPNGVEIPLAQENRFEPRMRDETKKMLLFLGRLHPKKGLENILRAWSRVKKETKRLDDWVLGIAGWDQCGHEVELKKLSDEIGLAWTDVGEDDKNSNQTKHSYNHKSYATRIPEILFLGPAYEERKDALMRACSAFILPSYSEGMPVAVLEAWSYGKPVIMTPACNLPEGYAAGAAIKVEPEPVSIANGIKQILEMSDQELEQMGRRGRQLVEERFSWPKIAQQMKSVYDWLLGGGPPPDCVIKD